A genomic segment from Sorangium aterium encodes:
- a CDS encoding aminotransferase class V-fold PLP-dependent enzyme, translated as MMTKLPRRSLLAGLLAMGAAGCTGSGAMTSAGARRKAPADPWQGVRGEFNLSPAWIHMTGFLLASHPRPVREAIERLRSELDENPVDALHAHEDLAPVREAAAAYMGVGAEEIALTDSTTMGLASMYLGLPLEAGDEVLTTEHDHYSTHESLRLAAERTGAVVRKIALYARGSAATATEMAGAIEAALTPATRVVAITWVHSSSGVKTPVRAIAEVVARSNQGRAPRERVVCCVDGVHGFGVEDATMADLGCDFFAAGCHKWMFGPRGTGVLWGRRELWPTLRPSIPSFGKAAYEAWLRQQPPPPTTADMMSPGGFHSFEHRWALPAAFAFHRGIGKAKVAARIHALNRQCKEGLKGMGHVTLHTPLDDALSAGIVCFEVAGMTPEAVVARLRERKIIASTSPYATSYVRVAPSLLNSEADVEAVLRAIRALA; from the coding sequence ATGATGACCAAGCTACCCAGGCGGAGCCTGCTCGCAGGCCTGCTGGCGATGGGCGCCGCGGGCTGCACGGGCTCGGGGGCGATGACGAGCGCGGGCGCTCGCCGGAAGGCGCCGGCCGATCCGTGGCAGGGCGTCCGGGGCGAGTTCAACCTGTCGCCAGCGTGGATCCACATGACGGGCTTCCTGCTCGCCTCGCACCCGCGGCCCGTCCGCGAGGCGATCGAGAGGCTGCGGAGCGAGCTCGACGAGAACCCGGTGGACGCGCTCCACGCGCACGAGGATCTGGCGCCGGTGCGGGAGGCCGCCGCGGCGTACATGGGCGTCGGGGCCGAGGAGATCGCGCTCACGGACAGCACGACGATGGGGCTCGCGTCGATGTACCTCGGCCTGCCGCTCGAGGCCGGCGACGAGGTGCTCACGACGGAGCACGATCACTACTCCACGCACGAGTCGCTCCGGCTCGCCGCGGAGCGGACCGGCGCGGTGGTGCGGAAGATCGCGCTCTATGCGAGGGGCAGCGCGGCGACGGCGACGGAGATGGCGGGGGCGATCGAAGCGGCGCTCACCCCGGCCACGCGGGTCGTGGCCATCACGTGGGTCCACTCGAGCTCGGGCGTGAAGACGCCGGTGCGCGCCATCGCCGAGGTCGTCGCCAGGTCGAACCAGGGCCGGGCGCCGAGGGAGCGCGTCGTCTGCTGCGTGGACGGCGTGCACGGCTTCGGCGTCGAGGACGCCACGATGGCCGATCTCGGCTGCGACTTCTTCGCCGCGGGCTGTCACAAATGGATGTTCGGGCCGCGGGGCACCGGGGTGCTCTGGGGCAGGCGGGAGCTCTGGCCGACGCTGCGCCCGAGCATCCCGTCCTTCGGAAAGGCAGCATACGAAGCCTGGCTGCGGCAGCAGCCGCCGCCGCCCACGACCGCGGACATGATGTCTCCCGGAGGGTTCCACTCCTTCGAGCACCGGTGGGCGCTGCCCGCGGCGTTCGCGTTCCACCGGGGCATCGGCAAGGCCAAGGTCGCGGCCCGGATCCACGCCTTGAACCGGCAGTGCAAGGAAGGGCTCAAGGGGATGGGCCACGTCACCCTGCACACGCCGCTCGACGACGCCCTCTCCGCGGGGATCGTGTGCTTCGAGGTGGCGGGCATGACGCCGGAGGCCGTCGTGGCGAGGCTCCGCGAGAGGAAGATCATCGCGTCGACGTCGCCGTACGCGACCTCGTATGTCCGCGTCGCGCCGAGCCTGCTCAACTCCGAGGCGGACGTCGAGGCGGTGCTGCGCGCGATCCGCGCGCTGGCGTGA
- a CDS encoding VOC family protein — protein MTTTQKIKTCLWFSNNAEEAVKYYLSIFKGSRILSELRSGDAGPGPKGSLVMAEFELNGQRLMALNGANQKFNETFSLVVTCETQEEVDELWSKLTADGGAESQCGWLRDRFGVSWQIVPSVLIRLIQHPDPAKAGRVMQAMMQMKKIDIARIEEAAR, from the coding sequence ATGACCACCACGCAGAAGATCAAGACGTGCCTCTGGTTCAGCAACAACGCCGAGGAGGCGGTGAAGTACTACCTGTCCATCTTCAAGGGCTCACGGATCCTCTCGGAGCTCCGCTCGGGAGACGCGGGTCCGGGGCCCAAGGGCTCGCTCGTGATGGCCGAGTTCGAGCTGAACGGCCAGCGGCTCATGGCCCTGAACGGCGCCAACCAGAAGTTCAACGAGACGTTCTCGCTCGTCGTCACCTGCGAGACGCAGGAGGAGGTCGACGAGCTCTGGAGCAAGCTCACGGCCGACGGCGGCGCCGAGAGCCAGTGCGGGTGGCTCAGGGACAGGTTCGGCGTGTCCTGGCAGATCGTGCCGTCCGTCTTGATCCGGCTCATCCAGCACCCGGACCCGGCCAAGGCGGGGCGGGTCATGCAGGCGATGATGCAGATGAAGAAGATCGACATCGCGCGAATCGAGGAGGCCGCCCGATAG